From Acidobacteriota bacterium, a single genomic window includes:
- a CDS encoding protein kinase, with amino-acid sequence MFLEGQKIGGYTLLQKLGKGGFGEVWLAEKHSQFVTKKVAVKLPFEEQVSFDAIRQEAQLWEQASGHPNVLPIIDADIIDGQVLIVSEYANGGSLADKISRDGRVALKEAVGMTIGILNGLEYLHSQKIIHRDIKPQNILLQGDMPRLADFGISRAMSTTVKSSTIIGTDAYMSPEAFDGKRSIQTDIWSVGVVLYQLLTGELPFPQEHPTERMFAVLTKDFEPLPAEIPESLRNIVRKVLAKKPEDRYQTTAEMRDELQSAFFEIAHPTSAATEVLGIQRDDLPTVPVIEPETEKETIVRRSNIHIPAPTEPVFVPRPPADIPRPDEPLPSFSPAFLEAKSGPTVGVTKTRSAFLAVLGVLLGVLLLGGITVGLYFGYQKLQGGGDLGRALDERFNGLTKKEMELLLEDANPVLLKRLAENSQEKKQQVDNLKQLFALASEAQKDNSIYTTNARRALEFIDSAVWAQSYDQEIRKNKGATEAFGLITEEQINAFYGEGEPSGIFGNSTARRRKAELDQFVALNIEITKKNNAVKENAPPSEEELRQYRQQLAQVKIYDEEARQKVKEGAVSPKFLAKTELQSKLQRAQFLARQYQEVLAKRTEVTDADIAKYIAEHPELNVAAGKKAKAEDVLKRALAGEDFAALAKKFSEDPGSKDKGGLYEGVVKDQMVPEFENAALALQPGQMSPALVETNYGYHIIKLIKKGETRDSDGQVKLSYDVRHILLSTMVKDPNDPNGKDVPVKEHVKTKLQAVKEKEILDKLVASNPVSIAEDFTIPRVSEDDIKKQQSQSNPAGGGNSTLLKK; translated from the coding sequence ATGTTTTTGGAAGGCCAAAAGATCGGCGGCTACACACTCCTTCAAAAGCTCGGGAAAGGCGGTTTCGGCGAAGTCTGGCTGGCAGAAAAGCACTCGCAGTTCGTGACCAAAAAGGTCGCCGTCAAATTACCGTTCGAGGAACAGGTAAGTTTCGATGCCATTCGTCAGGAAGCCCAACTCTGGGAACAGGCTTCGGGGCATCCGAATGTTTTGCCGATCATCGACGCCGACATCATCGACGGTCAGGTTCTTATCGTGAGCGAATACGCGAACGGCGGTTCGCTGGCTGACAAGATCAGCCGTGACGGTCGCGTTGCACTCAAAGAAGCGGTGGGGATGACGATCGGAATTCTCAACGGCCTCGAGTATCTTCACAGTCAGAAGATCATTCACCGCGACATCAAGCCGCAGAATATTCTGTTGCAGGGCGATATGCCACGTCTCGCAGATTTCGGGATTTCGCGGGCGATGAGCACGACCGTCAAGAGTTCCACGATCATCGGGACCGATGCCTATATGTCGCCCGAAGCGTTCGACGGCAAACGCAGCATTCAGACCGATATCTGGTCGGTCGGGGTCGTTCTTTATCAGCTTTTGACAGGCGAATTGCCGTTTCCGCAGGAGCACCCGACGGAAAGAATGTTTGCGGTTCTGACCAAAGATTTCGAGCCGCTGCCGGCAGAAATTCCGGAGAGTTTGCGGAATATTGTCCGTAAGGTCTTGGCAAAAAAGCCCGAAGACCGGTACCAAACGACCGCCGAAATGCGCGATGAGTTGCAAAGTGCCTTTTTTGAAATCGCTCATCCGACGTCTGCGGCGACCGAAGTTCTAGGTATTCAAAGAGACGATCTGCCAACAGTTCCCGTGATCGAACCGGAGACGGAAAAGGAGACCATTGTTCGCCGGTCGAACATTCATATTCCTGCGCCGACAGAACCGGTCTTCGTGCCAAGGCCCCCTGCTGATATTCCGCGGCCGGACGAGCCGCTTCCATCCTTCTCGCCAGCTTTTTTGGAAGCCAAAAGCGGCCCGACCGTAGGAGTTACGAAGACAAGATCAGCTTTTCTAGCAGTTCTGGGCGTCTTGTTGGGCGTTTTGTTGCTAGGAGGAATCACGGTCGGACTTTATTTCGGTTATCAAAAGCTGCAAGGCGGCGGTGATTTAGGTAGGGCCCTGGACGAACGTTTCAATGGGCTGACGAAAAAGGAAATGGAACTTCTGTTGGAAGACGCGAACCCGGTCCTTCTAAAGCGCCTCGCTGAGAATTCCCAAGAGAAGAAGCAGCAGGTCGACAATCTGAAGCAACTGTTTGCGCTCGCGAGCGAAGCGCAGAAGGACAACAGCATCTATACCACGAATGCGCGGCGTGCGCTCGAGTTCATCGATTCGGCCGTTTGGGCCCAAAGCTACGATCAGGAGATCCGCAAGAACAAGGGCGCGACCGAGGCCTTCGGGCTCATTACCGAGGAGCAGATCAACGCCTTTTATGGAGAGGGCGAGCCGTCGGGAATATTCGGAAACTCGACCGCAAGGCGCCGCAAGGCGGAACTTGATCAGTTCGTTGCACTCAACATCGAGATAACGAAAAAAAACAACGCGGTGAAGGAAAACGCGCCGCCGAGCGAGGAGGAACTCAGACAGTACCGCCAGCAATTGGCGCAGGTAAAGATCTACGATGAAGAAGCGCGCCAGAAGGTCAAAGAAGGCGCGGTATCGCCTAAGTTCTTGGCGAAGACCGAGCTCCAAAGCAAGCTTCAGCGGGCGCAGTTCCTTGCCCGCCAGTATCAGGAAGTCCTTGCTAAGCGGACGGAAGTGACCGATGCCGACATCGCGAAATACATCGCGGAGCATCCGGAACTGAACGTCGCTGCCGGGAAGAAAGCGAAAGCCGAAGACGTCTTGAAGCGTGCGTTGGCCGGTGAGGATTTCGCAGCGCTTGCAAAGAAATTCTCGGAGGATCCGGGCAGCAAGGACAAGGGCGGACTCTACGAGGGCGTCGTCAAGGACCAGATGGTTCCGGAGTTCGAGAACGCGGCGCTCGCGCTTCAGCCGGGCCAGATGTCGCCGGCCCTCGTCGAAACGAACTACGGGTATCACATCATCAAACTCATCAAAAAAGGCGAAACTAGAGATTCGGACGGTCAGGTCAAACTATCCTACGACGTTCGGCACATTCTTCTTTCGACCATGGTCAAAGACCCTAATGATCCGAACGGCAAGGACGTGCCGGTTAAAGAGCATGTCAAAACCAAACTTCAAGCTGTTAAGGAAAAAGAAATCCTAGACAAACTGGTCGCCAGCAACCCTGTCTCGATCGCCGAGGATTTCACTATTCCGAGAGTTTCGGAAGATGACATTAAGAAACAGCAAAGCCAGTCAAATCCGGCGGGCGGCGGCAATTCGACTCTCCTGAAAAAATAG
- a CDS encoding amidohydrolase family protein encodes MTPSARNRNVPARTRPVRSRKPWFSFEEAIRKMSSMPARRLGLKDRGLIKKGFRADVVLIDRDRVIDNAKFADPQKTAAGIDTAWAGGTPVWENGNTTGKLRGSVLKR; translated from the coding sequence TTGACGCCATCCGCGCGGAACCGGAACGTTCCCGCGCGTACTCGGCCGGTTCGTTCGCGAAAACCATGGTTTTCGTTCGAAGAAGCGATCCGGAAGATGAGCTCGATGCCGGCCCGACGCTTGGGCTTGAAGGATCGCGGTCTGATCAAAAAAGGATTTCGCGCCGACGTTGTGCTTATCGATCGCGACCGGGTCATCGACAACGCGAAGTTTGCCGACCCGCAGAAGACCGCAGCGGGTATCGATACCGCTTGGGCAGGCGGAACTCCTGTTTGGGAAAACGGAAATACGACCGGAAAACTTCGCGGCTCGGTCCTGAAAAGATAG